The following is a genomic window from Clostridium fungisolvens.
ATCGTTGTAGGCCATTGGCAAGATGAAGATGTTTTAGCTAAAATAGCAAATTGGACAAGAGTTGCAGTTGCATTTGTTGAAGGTAAAACTTTAAAGGTTGCTCGTTTCGGTGATAATATGAGAAATGTTGCAGTTACAGAAGGCGACAAGGTTGAAGCTCAGATTAAATTAGGCTGGGAAGTTCATGCTTACGGAATATGCGATCTAGTGGATGAAATGGCTAAAATCACAGAAGAGCAAATAGATGAATTGATGAAAGAGTATGAAAGTGAATACGACTTTGCTGAAGATTTACTTGTTCCTGGTCCAAAGAGAGATGCTGTTAGAGAACAAGCTAAGATCGAACTAGGCATTGAATCTTTCCTTGTAAGAGGCGGATTTAGCGCATTCACAACTAACTTTGAAGACTTACATGGGATGAAACAACTTCCTGGTCTTGCAGCTCAACACTTAATGGCTAAGGGATATGGCTTTGGAGGCGAAGGCGATTGGAAGACAGCTGCCCTAGTTCGTGTTATGAAGATAATGGCGGAAAACAAAGGCACTGCTTTCATGGAGGATTACACTTATCACTTAGAACAGGGAAATGAATTAATCTTAGGCGCTCATATGTTAGAAGTTTGCCCAACAGTTGCTGCAACAAAACCTAGAATTGAAGTACATCACTTAGGAATTGGAGATAAAGAAGATCCAGCAAGATTAGTATTTGATGGAGCTGCTGGTTTTGGACTTTGCGCTTCCCTACTTGACATGGGTAACCGCTTTAGACTATTAATCAACGAAGTTGAAGCTGTTAAAATTGAAAAAGAGTTACCTAAGTTACCTGTAGCGAGAGTTCTTTGGAAGCCACTTCCTTCGTTAAAGGAATCAGCTGAAGCATGGATACTTGCTGGCGGAGCTCATCACACTAGCTTCTCCTTCGAAGTAACTACTGATCAATTATTAGATTATGCTGAAATGATTGGAATGGAAACTCTTATCATAGATGCAGATACTAAAATTCGTGACTTCAAGAATCAAATACTTTGGAATGATGTTGCATGGAAATTAAGATAGTTTAAAACACCATACTTCTAGAAAAAATCTGATTTATTTAATCCCCAGTATCATTAAATAATGATGCTGGGGTGGTAAAAATCAAACAACTGCTAAAGCTTTCTATTCATGTTATAATAATATAAATTTATTTTAATATTGAAGACTAAATTGTTAATGATAAAATACATTTTAATTTCAATGTTAAAACCAGTTTATACAATATTTTAAAATGCGGAGTGATATTATGGCTAACAATAATGATTTCGGAGATAGCAATTTAAGTAAAGTACTTAACTATGTTCATTGGTTTTTCATTACAAATATTTACTTCTTCTTATGTAATATCCTATTTATTATATGTGCATATACTGTGGAAATAAAATTTGGCAATATATTAGTGTTTTTAATTGCTTTAATTCCTACTGGTCCATCAATTACTGCAGTATGCTCTTCTATGGGCAAGATAGTTAGGGAAAAATATTTAGATACAACAAGAGATTTTTTCAAGGCATATAAAGATAATTTCTTTTCTTCAATGAAGCTATGGATTTTATTTCTTTTAACTACTTTCATATTGCTACTAGATATAAAATTATGCTTCATAAATAAAAGCTTTTTATTTTTGTTAATACCAACTGTTATAATTTTGTTTCTTTTAGTTTTGATTTTTTCATATGCCTTTCCTTTACTATCAAGGTTTAGCATGAAAACAATAGATATAATTAAATTATCAGTTTATTTAGCACTAAAAAATCCTCTGATTTCATTAATTAATATTACAGTACTTATTGTATCTACTCTCTTGTTTTTTGAAGGAAGAGGCATAATCGGTCTATTTTTAGGAAGCTTAGCATCATATGCAATAATATTTAATATGAGAAGAATATTTGATTATGTAGAAAAAAAATTTGTAAGCCCATAAGTTATTCATTATATATAAAAATATGAAGTTACGTAAAAGTGCTTCATATTTTTTTACTTTTAAATACCTTTTTATTCTTCCTAAAATCAATTTTCATTTAATTTAGTCCTCTACTTATAATATTTTAATAGCAATTATTTAACACAATAAATCAGAAAGATTAAAAATAAAGTGATGTTTAATACTTATAAATTATTCACCATATTATACAGAACTATTTTACCTTTATCTAAATATGTGAAAATATGTTATATTTACTATTGTAAATGATTAAACAATTGCTATCACTGCATATTTATTTTTTTATTCTTGATAAAATTAAATTTTATTTTAGAAAAACTTAAAATATTATTTCATTATTTTCCGTAAAATAGTATAATAATGTAAGAGTAGTATATTTAATTTAAACATAATTTTAAAAATATGCCATGATTTTTTTGATAGTAATATCTTAAACTATACTTTCACTGAGTTTATTGCATAAAATTTTATTAATACTATAGAGGAGAATGTCATGATACACATAACGGACTTAAAAGAAAGCTTACCTTTATTCAAAGCCTTAAGCTCTGATATAAGGGTACAGATAATTGAACTTCTTTCAGAACATAAACAATTAAACATGAATGAATTAGCAGAAAAACTTCAACTTACTAATGGTGCAGTAACAATGCACATAAAGAAATTAGAAGAATGTGGCTTAATAAAAACTAATACCTTAACTGCAAAACACGGGATCCAAAAAATTTGTTATTTGCATGAAGATAAATTCGTAATTGACATAGGAACTCAAGATATAGAAAATTCCTATGAATTAGAAATAGGAATAGGACACTATTCCTCTTATGAAATTTCCCCAACATGCGGCATTGCCACAAAAGAAAGACTTATTGGAGAAGTTGACAATCCAAGTTATTTTGCTGATCCCGAAAGAATTAATGCAGATATCTTATGGTTTACAAAAGGTTTTATCGAATATAGAATTCCAAATTATTTAAAGCCAGGTCAAGAGTTTTCAGAAATACAAATATCTATGGAAATAAGTTCTGAGGCACCTGGAAACTGCAACATTTGGCCTTCAGATATTCATTTTATACTAAATAACATCAATGTAGGTAGCTGGACTAGTCCCGGAGATTATGCCGACAGTAAAGGTATCCTAACTCCATCTTGGTGGTTCCCTAACTGGAATCAATACGGTTTACTAAAGCTCTTAATAATCAACAAGTTTGGTACATTTATTGATGGATTAAAAATATCAGACACTACAATAGA
Proteins encoded in this region:
- a CDS encoding ArsR/SmtB family transcription factor, whose product is MIHITDLKESLPLFKALSSDIRVQIIELLSEHKQLNMNELAEKLQLTNGAVTMHIKKLEECGLIKTNTLTAKHGIQKICYLHEDKFVIDIGTQDIENSYELEIGIGHYSSYEISPTCGIATKERLIGEVDNPSYFADPERINADILWFTKGFIEYRIPNYLKPGQEFSEIQISMEISSEAPGNCNIWPSDIHFILNNINVGSWTSPGDYADSKGILTPSWWFPNWNQYGLLKLLIINKFGTFIDGLKISDTTIEDINLNYKSDLILKMAVPEETKHVGGLTIFGKNFGNYNQGLNVRVVYDIPNN
- a CDS encoding DUF624 domain-containing protein, with product MANNNDFGDSNLSKVLNYVHWFFITNIYFFLCNILFIICAYTVEIKFGNILVFLIALIPTGPSITAVCSSMGKIVREKYLDTTRDFFKAYKDNFFSSMKLWILFLLTTFILLLDIKLCFINKSFLFLLIPTVIILFLLVLIFSYAFPLLSRFSMKTIDIIKLSVYLALKNPLISLINITVLIVSTLLFFEGRGIIGLFLGSLASYAIIFNMRRIFDYVEKKFVSP
- the araA gene encoding L-arabinose isomerase, with translation MLKTKPYEFWFVTGSQHLYGEDTLKEVEDHSKEIAENLNEKLGSQHKIVFKKILTSSSSIAKLCIDANSDENCAGIITWMHTFSPAKMWISGLQQLNKPLLHLHTQYNREIPWSTMDMDFMNTNQSAHGDREYGFIGARMQVKRKIVVGHWQDEDVLAKIANWTRVAVAFVEGKTLKVARFGDNMRNVAVTEGDKVEAQIKLGWEVHAYGICDLVDEMAKITEEQIDELMKEYESEYDFAEDLLVPGPKRDAVREQAKIELGIESFLVRGGFSAFTTNFEDLHGMKQLPGLAAQHLMAKGYGFGGEGDWKTAALVRVMKIMAENKGTAFMEDYTYHLEQGNELILGAHMLEVCPTVAATKPRIEVHHLGIGDKEDPARLVFDGAAGFGLCASLLDMGNRFRLLINEVEAVKIEKELPKLPVARVLWKPLPSLKESAEAWILAGGAHHTSFSFEVTTDQLLDYAEMIGMETLIIDADTKIRDFKNQILWNDVAWKLR